The region ATCACATATATGTCAGGGATgaacatcaaaatattaatagtaattatTGTGATTACAGTGATTTTCACTTCTTTAATTATATCATTTTGCACAGCCTAACCCTTCTGGAATATTACTTAAAACAAAGTTACATAAGTTTAAAACATGTTCCAAaatagagaaacaataataacCCCTCATTTCTATTCCCAGATTTAGCCTCCCAATATTTTGTtccatttgcttcatttttcctttttttttttttttttgcgacaTCTTCAAGTAAACCATGTCATTTCTTTGACCCCTAAATTACTCTTTATGTATCTCTAAATACAAGTGCATTTTGTATAAAACCATAATAAAATCATCACATTTAACCAATAATGGTTCCTTAATATCATCTAATACCCCATGCATAGTTCACTTTCTTTGAttctctaaaataaattttttgtataATTGGTGTGTTCCAGAGACCAGAAAGGGTCttacttttataataaagtgttaactttcataataagaaaaataattaactgCTTTcataaacaatgaaacaaaaaaaatccctatGTCACTATCATTTTGTTTCCAGTATTCTTTGTGCTTCTTCTTTAAGTTATTCTACCTCTTCTCAGATTTAGTTGTCACTCTAATATTAATAACTTGGTATTCTAGCAAGGTTCCTTTTGGGATCTCCTGCTGCAGCTAAAATCCACAAGGAACAGAATTCCTTCAGTGACATGGCTGTGTGGTCTTAAATTTAAAAGTGGGTACTTTCATCAGCTAAAGTCTAGAAAACTATTTTCACATAAATCCCTACCTATTAATTACACGCTAGCATAGTTAATCTATCCCAACTTTCAAAACCTATGTAACGAAAATGAAGGATTGATACCTTCTTATCCTAAGTCAGACAGTTGGTAACTTATAttgttatataaattaaattttaacggAAACAAGtatgaagaacagaaaaaaggcaaaacagattTATTATATAATGAAGAGTCTTAACACATGACAAGCATGcaataaatattacatttaaacacttatttaaaatgcaaactttAGAAAAGTAAAGTATTCAAAATACTAAGGCTTCTAGAAAaggctttttaatttttgcacTACTATAAAATTAAGACTTCATGTGCACAACACCTTCAGCAACGCGTGAAAAAACTGTTCTGTCTTTTCTGCTGAAGAAAAAAAACGCAAGTTGAAAAGTTCAAGACATCCGTCACATCTCTGGAAAAAAGATTTTCAAGCTCCTTTTGAAAGAGAAACCAAGATTGCAATTTTCAAATGTCATTTATGACTGGGCTAATTACAAGAACAACAATTTCCACTACGGGAAGCTCAAAACTAAAGTGCAACACTCAAGCTTCTGAGTGTGAAATGGTTCTCTGAATATGCGTATATACCGAGTAAGTCAATAAACCGTTAAACCTTTATAAAATCTTATTCACATGTGAAACTGATGACACATTTACCACAAATCAGTATTTAAATAGGTCCAGCTCTGATACTTTTTTCCCTGACTTCACTGGATTATTGAATGGAAGTGAGGTAGTTTGGTTTTCTATTCCCATAATCTCAACTTTTGTCTTTATTATGTCTCTGTCTTCAGCACAAAACAATTTCAACACATTTTGGTAGAACACCTTAaaaatacaagtttctcaagTGAAGAAATCCCTGTAAACTTTacgtattatttttcaaaattaaaaaatcaaggaTTACACCTATATGTTATAAACCCACAAATATCAAATTGATTTTTAGATATTATAAAAGTGGAATGATAATTACATACTTACACTTTATTCAGTTTTTCAAGTACGATGCGTTTTCTGATCTGGTTCTGAGAACTTGAATCTATCAGTGGAAAGGTGGGATCATGCTATCACAtttttaaacaaagcaaaataaaataataaatttatattctttctttgacAGTAACACATTGAAACACAAAAGTTTATACCTATGATATGTAGAATAAAAATCAGACTTCAGAAGGAGATTTAAATTTGACTATCCACTTAGTCAGCAGGCTGGTGTGAACTTGCTTGAATCATCTGCCCTCTTTTGAGAGTCTTTTCTCATCTGTGTAATAGGGATACTAACACCTTCTTTATTAAATGCTGAAAATGTATAGAAAAAGACTTTATAAAATGCTAAATGTCGCATAAATGTAGGAGATTAAAGGACTAAAATTATCAAATACTATAAATATAATTTGGGAAACTCCACTTCTAGAAATGGCAGACAAGACAATTCAAACCACTCTTCTTGCTGAGAACTGAAAAAGCTGGGAAAAAACCCACATTTGTTTGAAAGCATCAGAGAGCTaataagacagtaaagaattatgTCTGAGATTTTGGAGAAAGTAATTCCAGAGAAGGCACTGACTAATTCTAGAAGAGGCAATTTAGATACTGAGAACCTAAGCATCAGAGTTTGGGGCATGCCAAAAAGGAAGAGGTACTGTCAACCTTCCCCAAGCTTGAGATCAATAAGAATGAATAGGAAACAGACTCGCTGCTACAGGGACTGAAGCCCAGCTTCAAATCACCTTAATCACTGACTGGATTAAAGTGATTTGGGATGGCTGCAAATCTGCCAGAAGCAAACACAAATCTGTTCTAGAGGAAGATAACATCAGCCTGGGTTTCAAGTTATCTCTGTAATTTTTTATTATACGATGTTTGCCACATAAAGTACGACAATATGATCATAATCTGAAACACGAGTTCATAAAATCAACCCCTAAGGAAATCCATGTAATGAAACTATCAGCCTTATTTAGAATAACTAtgctgaatatattaaaaaaacggCAAGATGGAAAATTTTAGCAGAGAATGGGAAActatattaaagaaagaaatgaaacccCCAGTAACtgaaaaatatcatatttaaaataactcGATGGATAGATTTAATAACATAGTAGAAAGGACTGAAGAGAGaatattcatttggaaaatatccaAAATGAAACACAGTCACACACCTCTCCCCACCAGGGGTAATGCAAAGTGCAGGAGAATATAAAAGACAGAAGATACAGTGAAAAAGACTAACATATCTGCAATTGGAGTACTAggtagagaggaaaaggaaaatgggACAGAAACAATACCTGAAGAGGTAATACCTGAGAATATTCCAAAACTAATGAAAGAAGTCATCACAGATTTAAGTATATAtaacagccaaaataataaatacaaatataatcaCATCTAGGCAAAGCAATCAAAAACTGATGGCAACAAAgggggcaaaaaaacaaaatcttaaaagtagctaaaggaagaaagtattttcaaataagagaaataaatagaGGCCAAAAGAtaatgaatatgtatttttagTGGGCTGCAAGAAAATAACTGCTAATTTAGAATTTAATGTCCAGGGAAATATCtttcaaaagtgaaagtaaaataatttccTGATAAATAAAACTGGGAAGATTCACCATTAGCAAACTggcactaattaaaaaaaaggatattcTTCAGGCCCATGGTGAATGATCCTGGATCAAAGAAcagagatgcagaagacatgaagAACAGTAAAAGAGTAATTAATTGGGCAAATCCAATTGAACACTGATTATAAACAATCTTGTAGGatttaaaaatatagagagaATAAAAGTGCACAACAGTAAGAGCATGTTAAGTCGAGTGGGTAAATGTAAGTTTCTAAGGTACTAACTGTCCAGGAATCAAAGTATTAACTTATATTAAATTTTAGTAAGACAAAGATTCAAGTTTTAATCTTTAGGGAAACCAATTAATGATtagtaaaagaatatataaaaacaagcTAACAGAGGACAAAAAAATGGAATACTGATACTGGatccaaagaaagaaaggagagaaagaacacagaacagatgggacaTGCAGAAAGCAACAACTGAGATGGCAGATTTAAgcctaaatatataaaattatgacattaaatgtaaatagacaAAATTCTTCACACAAAGGACATAGATTATCAGcctaggcttttctttttttttttaaagacagtccTTGAAAATACTAATGAAAGAATGCTAGTGTCAAAGTAGATCTTTTAagaccaaaattaaataaataaataaatgtagagaAAAATTACTCCATATGCTAAGAGGTTTGATTtaccaagaagacataacaatctcACATTTACACCTAAGAACATGGTCTCAAagtattaaaattcagaaaactaaagggGAAAATAATCAATTTATAATTATGGTGATAAATCTCGACCAACCTTTCCCATCTTTCTCAGTAACTTATGGAATAAGCAAACtaacaaacaagaaagaaaagaaaaatcaacagtgcttctcaaactgtaaTGTGCACACATTTCCCcagagagaaataagaaatctGACTGATACTCCccaccataaacaaaaatgaattccAGATAAATTACAGACCTAAATGTTAAAGGAAACACAACAAAGCTTCTAGAAGATGAAATAATCCAAGCTAAgtaaagatttcttaaagaagTCACTAAAGGGAACAATTAATAAACTGGGTTCAAGACactgttaataaaagtgaaaaggaaaatctCAGTGGAAGATAGCTGTAATACACAAAAATGGGTTTGAAATCTGCACACAGAATTCTGACAAATCAACAGGaactccccagcacccagcaccaacagatgaatggaaaaaagaCTAGAACAGGTACTTGACAAAACaatccaaatggccaataagcagatGAAACAGTGCTCAActcaatcatcagagaaatgtactATAACCTAACAGCAATACCATCAGAAATGGTGAAAAGTAACAATATCAAGTATTGGTGAGAATGCAGAATCATGGAAACTGTCATAGAGTGATAGCAGAAAATACAATGCAGaaccattttggaaaactgtttggcaACAATTAGTATTGttgcatatatgtgtacatgacCCAAAAATTCTAGTCCTAGATACATACCCAACAGAAATGCATACACATTGAGAGATATATACAAGAAAACTTCATAATAGCATAGTtcttaatagccccaaactggaaacagcctaaatactcattaacattaataaattatggtatatttaTAGAATGGAATACCATGCAGGAATAAAATTATGAATTACAACTATATGCAACACCTACATAcataatggtttttgttttttttggctacactgtgtggtttgtgggatcttagttcctcaaccagggatcgaatgctgGCCCTTGCAGTGAAAGCCAAGTCCCAAGCACTGAACTGACAGGGAATTtccaaggacttcccaggtggcgctagtggtagagaacccgcctgctaatgcaggagacataagagatgcaggttcaatccctaggtcgggaagatccctagagaaaggcatggcaaaccaatccattgttcttgcctagagaatcccatgcacagaggagcctggcaggttacagtccatggggctgcaaagagtcagacatgactgaaatgatttagtACATATAGCACAATGTtgcatgaaataaattatatacatagtGCATCTATTTACAtatagttcaaaattgggaaaactaTGCTATTGTTAATAGTCATTAACTCTGGAAAGAGGTAATGATTTGTAGGAGACATACTGGACCTTCTGGTTTACTCAAATTTTGTAGCCTGGGTAGTGATTACACTGGTATATTCACTTACGATAATGCAATGAGCTGTACATTTACAATTTGTGTTATACTTCAGGGAAAGAggtttaaaaacagaagcaatcaaATTTAGGGattaatttttcctttgtaaGGCTTATAAGCATAAAAATGATATAGGCATAAAAGCCTATACAGCTGAATGGCAGAGATCAATGTTTTTCCAAGCTTCATGTAAAATTTACGGATGCTGTCTAATAATACAAGTATACTGTTAGGGTAGGTAACATTCTGTAGAAATATAAGAAACTTCTAaattttttactatatttttaaatatagtaaaatcttttaaaatctccAATGTGTCATTAATTTACTCAGAAATCTTTAGTAACAAACTTCTGGGCTAAAAACAAGGTTATCACCTATTTGTCTTCATGCCAAATTACTTCATTTCCCAAACTACACATCAACCAAAATAGGATAATGGAAATATTGAAAGACCCCTGTTAAATCTCAGTGGCATACATTGCTTTCTACATATAACTATTTACATATAACTGAATACCAATTATATGTCAGGTACTGTGATAAATCCTTTATATGCATTACTTTTAAAACTCTTAACTTCTGAGCAAGGAAAGCCATTTATAATCCCATTTACAGATAAGCAATTAGACTCAAGAGACTAAGTTTTCATACAGCTAGTAAATGAGAGAGCAGATATTCAAATCTAGGTTTACCCAAATGTgctctttccattttctcctatGTCCTCTATTTTCCCAATATGTCTCCTTTACTGAGtcattttcattcatattttaagtGAGCATGCTTTCCAAATATTAACCAAATATTTCACTATTCAATTAGCAAATTTACTCCCATAAATGTTCATAGTCCCAttggaaataaaacacaaagatatACAACCTATGTAGAAATCTGAAAGCATATAcatcaacaaagaaaaaagaagtctttTCAGAGTCTAGATAGTTCATGAAAACTaggttttaaagaaaactttgtcCCACAATTCTAGGCTATTCCTACATTAGCGAAAAAAGGTTAAATGTTTATGAAAATATTCTAGGAcaaacttattttgaaaataataatgctaatactgggcttccctgatagctcagttggtaaagaatccgcctgcaatgcaggagaccccggttcgatttctgggttgggaagatctgctggagaagggataggctacccactccagtattcctgggcttcccttgtggctcagctggtaaagaatccacctgcaatgccagatccctgggttgggaaggtcccctggagaagggaaaggctacccactccagtattctggcctggagaattccatggactgtacagtccatggggtcacaaagagtcggacacgactgagcaactttcactttcaactttcaaTGTCAATACTGGAGAtggcattttaaaacaaatgattaAGGGAATCTTCTTTCTTATTTCGGTACTTTTCTTCTTGCTCTAAGATTTACTATGGTGATTGTTCCATATATTAGCAGTATGGAAAAATCATCATcattaagggacttcccttgttgtccagtggctaggacttcacCCTCCCAATTCAGTggggctgggtttgatctctggtcggggacctagatcccatatgctacaactaTGAGTTTGCATGccgccaactaataaaaaaagattcctgcacaccacaacaaagactgaagatcccacatgccgcagctaagacctggtgcagccaaataaatcaatgttaAAAGAAAACTGTCATTAAGACATACCTCTTCTGAGTCTTGTGATTTGGTGGTTTCTTCATTCAAAACATATCGTCCTCTATAAAACTCCCTGATCCTTAAATTTAacgtttcagtttcttttttcaagTTCTCATAACTTGGCAGTGGTTTAATGGCTGTATCTGAGGCTCTAAATTGTAAAGACTCATCCAAGCTGTTCAACTCCTGCAAGGCAGGGGAATGACTATCTGGGTCACAGTTTGTATCATCTTCATCAAGTTCTTCTTTAACCAGAGGGGTTGAGGAGGATTTTAGACATACAGATGCGTAATTCTGGCCATACAAAAACCTCAAAGTTTCTTCTGTCTTCCACTCAATCAAAGTCTCCTTCAGGGTTTTAAGTAAGTTTGCCTTTGCAATTTCAGGGCACACCTGCAATGAACTGGAAGCTGACCCAGAAACTTGGTTTGATTTGGCAAATTTCCTCTTAAAATGCTCAGCACTTTTCTTACTTATGCCTACAAGAGTTACTTTTGAACTACTGTATTTAATATCAGAAATTTCTGAAGCTTCTAATTTTTCTTGCAGAGAACTATTTGAAGAAATCTGTGTATTTACATTCTGTAAAGGAAGTTCATAAGCCGTAGCTTTCTCCCGATTATCTAATCTGCAATTGCCTAACTGCTCAATGACATCTACTACTGTTTGCTCTTTGCTTTCATGTTGAGAGTTAACTTTTTGACcagctttctttttcattatgcttTTTTTGTGCAGCTGTGGCCTTATACTCGTTGCATTTGGTCTGTTTCCTGGTAGAATGGAGGAAACAAAGTCTTGCTCATTATCACTGCTACTATCACTATGAGTGCTAGAAGAACTAGATTCATAATGCTTCTCAAAATGGCCAGGATTGTCAATATCTGATGTTTTAATGGCTTTGCTGCATAACTGTATTTCTTCTCCAGAAGGACCACTgttgagagaaagaaataaaaacaactgtAACACAATAACAAAATGTCCCAGAGAATTTATACTTTGTAACTTTcaagataaaaattttatttcccaggcaaggctttATTTATAAGCTAATATTTACCTAggcctatatatacatacacacacatttcagaAGAAAGTTATAATTCTGTAATTTCTCTACAT is a window of Muntiacus reevesi chromosome 1, mMunRee1.1, whole genome shotgun sequence DNA encoding:
- the RPAP2 gene encoding putative RNA polymerase II subunit B1 CTD phosphatase RPAP2, giving the protein MADWVGSCSAGRKARRPRAPRDVADTKQTSALNQEDASQRKAELEAAIRKKIEFERKALHIVEQLLEENISEEFLRECGKFITPAHYSDVVDERSIIKLCGYPLCQNKLGIVPKQKYKISTKANKVYDITERKCFCSNFCYKASKFFEAQIPKSPVWVREEERHPDFQLLQEGQSGPSGEEIQLCSKAIKTSDIDNPGHFEKHYESSSSSTHSDSSSDNEQDFVSSILPGNRPNATSIRPQLHKKSIMKKKAGQKVNSQHESKEQTVVDVIEQLGNCRLDNREKATAYELPLQNVNTQISSNSSLQEKLEASEISDIKYSSSKVTLVGISKKSAEHFKRKFAKSNQVSGSASSSLQVCPEIAKANLLKTLKETLIEWKTEETLRFLYGQNYASVCLKSSSTPLVKEELDEDDTNCDPDSHSPALQELNSLDESLQFRASDTAIKPLPSYENLKKETETLNLRIREFYRGRYVLNEETTKSQDSEEHDPTFPLIDSSSQNQIRKRIVLEKLNKVLPGLLGPLQITLGDVYTQLKNLIQTFRLTNRNIIHKPAEWTLIALVLLSILTSTLGIQKLSQENVMFTQFMTTLLEELHLKNEDLESLTIIFRTSC